A portion of the Pagrus major chromosome 8, Pma_NU_1.0 genome contains these proteins:
- the peak1 gene encoding inactive tyrosine-protein kinase PEAK1, with translation MSACSTFTEHVWKPGECKNCFKPKSLHCLAQSGGRKPPEQRPPTTQQLNPPPAGARANPDLTNSQRTGSVSTRSGHFRPPVAKKPTIAVKPTMMLPCSSAALDLDGNLQRPPNVIEQGKTSAFTVWNRNGLNRKRPGGPSNNNNEGEDGSEEIEGYGQLSPRTPSGNNNNSGLTDVLKEIAGLGPGLNPSPLSGSKDLFWGRISSSYRRSLERGLPASSCLAIGSSSSGGGCSTAQKRVSLSDSNEIISTEGGRFCYPEFSSEGEDDDEDEDEEEETERDEDDEHESWDESDEELLAMEIRMRGQPRFANFRAATLSPVPFAAGKKWNTVPLRNRSLQRICAVDYDDSYDEILNGYPSMDSNGALLPYGPHDMQGSGFLSNTESTTSPESLSSLPEDSRTTSSSGSSAPCALRNGLQSPTSSKAPVSCTSPKKEPVHRALSPLKMTETHKAVLAIRLEDQDGREGMPMPQALPGQPVTISFSPTEEQAKPYRVVNLEKSLICKPYTVVDVSASMANKEEQIPDLTPKPKNLSMPSSPTSFCSTPLGQPLSPVSPVSPSSPVMPTSPTSVALPGTSRKKSGNIRYQEVWTSSTSPRQKIPKVDLGVGTTHGPSIPTQHCSHKSAPTSPIAGLSSSRTVPVKSPNLSEIKFNSFNNAGMPPFPIIIRDEPAYARSSKNAVKVPIVINPSAYDNLAVYKSFLGLSGELQQPKGVGSRVASHTYEEIGSTESVQSSSTEKTISGRGTSERASFEETKAPHEAVSKAPNLQPKTTTDSSTVTSTVMSPTVGALSPSTSSNSPAILAITANLPKTSPSASAVTRTCKTSGDATCSKDNNTDLAIASGAALSHKEEASAVLLQIVASIHPPQSPPESPSAQAKTPNSEELYALPPDAMKETLTRPKSLFSTTDGCLSKPKKDTPSKVLSKSQSASAAVPLSSPRSEPNAPFPPPRSTSSPYHASNILQRHFGNWTKSSASSSPVRPSEGESSPGGEGRRISTDSAKPKRWISFKSFFRRRKDEDEQREKVEREKEKGKLVGLDGTVIHMLPPPPIQQHHWFTEAKPEDPTQKPTIIFTYKPESGSTPGDGEGELRVEECRENALLTPDENKEPRPLSPGQTPPSHTTGCDLISKDFSQVPVSASGTRDRELPGAASLPAKVNLGLVLGEGEDGHAKQVATPAPASEGSASLGEPDEDGNHSHHSHSTASSQCSATYSNLGQSRANMIPLKQPRNIKASNDTLASIDLDSLAEQPAPKATPPPLPKKAVPRSSTEPSLAGKELAQGAMRPRAEAKPGGTNLSVANPLYDLDSTWETASQSSSLSSEPHRAHDHESGDSLERPSVATATNKGRPTNSMSSLIASPAATSATTGRERRVYPSTESLAGRGRTAGRGAAVGGGASKSHRPALYRGLDSWDEVVGRIRGLHTDTLRKLATKCEDRFMAGQKDHLRFGTDSWSHFRLTTGKPCCEAGDAVYYTASYAKDPLVNYAIKICRSKVKETQQQFFHSLAVRQSLAVNFNIQQDCGHFLADVPTRLLPWEEEEDEEEEEEDEEEDVNGLKEKEKEIKTETKTTDSKASNGKLDETPTAGHMNTAGRLKSRVVVITREVPFQTVADFVREGVARHTHNPELYERQVCLLLLQLCSGLEHMKPYHVTHCDLRLENLLLVHCHPGNPWNLDILEPNNNSSSSSSGATSASAAAAAANATCPARLIISNFSQAKQKSTLMAADPGTLRDQSRLAPEIVTATQYRKCDEFQTGILIYEMLHRPNPFEETPELKEREYTWADLPPLPVRSLYSQGLQQLARLLLTVNPSERIRMSEARACLQCLLWGPREDLFQALGCSSSGPMSGATSSQREATLQNWLDLKRTLMMIKFAERSMDTACGVSLEDWLCCQYLAFATTDTLSRVVHILQQPQPHPQNQSQPAHAAQNQTHQAHTLHMTQSQPL, from the exons ATGTCCGCCTGTAGCACCTTCACCGAGCACGTGTGGAAACCAGGCGAGTGCAAGAACTGCTTCAAACCCAAGAGTCTGCACTGTCTGGCACAAAGCGGTGGAAGGAAGCCTCCTGAGCAGAGGCCTCCGACCACTCAGCAACTGAATCCACCCCCTGCTGGGGCCAGAGCCAATCCTGACCTTACCAACTCCCAGAGGACTGGCAGTGTGTCTACCCGTTCAGGACACTTCCGTCCACCGGTGGCTAAGAAGCCAACCATTGCTGTTAAGCCAACTATGATGCTGCCCTGCTCCTCTGCAGCACTAGATCTAGACGGCAACCTTCAACGACCACCAAATGTGATAGAGCAGGGCAAAACGTCAGCCTTCACAGTCTGGAATCGCAACGGACTGAACCGTAAGAGGCCCGGTGGgcccagcaacaacaacaacgaggGAGAGGATGGTAGTGAGGAAATTGAGGGCTATGGGCAACTAAGCCCTAGGACCCCAAGTggaaataacaacaacagtggACTGACAGATGTCCTAAAGGAGATTGCTGGGTTAGGCCCTGGCCTTAACCCTTCGCCCCTTTCTGGTTCCAAAGACTTGTTTTGGGGACGAATCAGTAGTTCATACAGACGGTCTTTGGAGAGAGGCCTTCCGGCCTCAAGCTGTCTGGCCATAGGAAGCAGCAGTAGTGGTGGCGGTTGCAGCACTGCTCAAAAACGGGTATCCCTTAGCGATAGCAACGAGATCATCAGCACAGAGGGTGGTCGCTTTTGCTACCCAGAATTTTCcagtgaaggtgaagatgatgatgaggatgaagatgaggaggaagagactgAAAGGGATGAGGATGATGAACATGAAAGCTGGGATGAAAGTGATGAAGAGTTATTAGCCATGGAGATACGTATGCGAGGCCAACCCAGATTTGCAAATTTCCGCGCTGCTACATTGTCTCCGGTACCCTTTGCTGCTGGGAAAAAGTGGAATACTGTGCCACTTCGTAACCGCTCACTACAGCGAATTTGTGCAGTGGACTATGATGATAGCTATGATGAGATTTTAAATGGATACCCCTCCATGGACTCCAATGGGGCTCTGCTTCCCTATGGGCCCCATGACATGCAAGGCAGCGGTTTCCTATCAAATACAGAATCTACCACTTCTCCAGAATCATTGTCTTCTTTACCAGAGGATTCTCGAACAACTTCCAGCAGTGGGAGCAGTGCTCCCTGTGCTCTGCGAAATGGCTTGCAGTCTCCCACATCTTCTAAGGCACCTGTTTCCTGCACTTCTCCGAAAAAGGAGCCCGTCCACAGAGCACTGAGTCCACTCAAGATGACTGAAACACACAAGGCTGTCCTTGCCATTAGATTAGAAGATCAGGATGGCAGAGAAGGCATGCCAATGCCCCAGGCCCTTCCAGGTCAACCAGTCACTATCAGTTTTAGTCCCACAGAGGAGCAAGCTAAACCGTACCGTGTAGTGAATTTGGAAAAATCGCTGATCTGTAAGCCTTACACTGTAGTGGATGTGTCAGCATCTATGGCCAACAAAGAGGAACAGATTCCAGACCTTactccaaaacccaaaaacctGTCAATGCCTTCCAGCCCTACATCGTTCTGTAGCACTCCTTTAGGTCAGCCCCTCTCTCCAGTCTCCCCTGTTTCTCCATCGTCTCCTGTGATGCCAACATCACCGACATCTGTCGCACTGCCAGGTACATCCCGAAAGAAATCAGGGAACATACGCTACCAAGAAGTATGGACATCTAGCACAAGTCCTCGACAAAAAATACCTAAAGTGGATCTGGGGGTTGGGACTACTCATGGCCCCTCCATCCCTACTCAGCACTGCAGTCACAAGTCAGCTCCCACTTCTCCCATTGCTGGGCTGTCTTCATCCCGAACTGTACCTGTGAAGTCCCCCAATTTATCAGAGATCAAGTTTAATAGTTTCAATAATGCAGGCATGCCTCCTTTTCCTATTATTATTCGAGATGAGCCAGCTTATGCCCGCAGCTCTAAGAATGCTGTTAAGGTACCTATTGTTATCAATCCAAGTGCATATGACAACCTAGCTGTGTACAAGAGTTTTTTGGGACTCAGTGGGGAACTGCAGCAGCCGAAAGGAGTAGGTAGTAGGGTAGCCAGCCATACTTATGAAGAGATTGGTTCCACTGAGAGTGTCCAGTCCTCCTCAACCGAGAAAACTATCTCTGGTAGAGGCACATCAGAGAGAGCCTCTTTTGAAGAGACTAAAGCTCCACATGAAGCAGTGTCAAAAGCACCAAATTTACAACCTAAAACCACTACAGACTCAAGCACTGTGACAAGCACTGTGATGAGCCCGACAGTTGGGGCCCTCTCTCCCAGTACATCATCAAATTCCCCTGCCATTCTTGCCATTACTGCAAACTTACCTAAAACCAGCCCCTCTGCCAGCGCTGTTACACGCACTTGCAAGACAAGTGGAGATGCTACTTGCAGTAAAGATAATAATACAGACTTAGCTATAGCTTCTGGGGCAGCATTAAGCCATAAGGAGGAGGCCAGTGCTGTGCTTTTACAAATTGTGGCCTCCATCCACCCTCCCCAGTCTCCTCCAGAATCCCCTTCAGCACAAGCCAAAACCCCCAATTCTGAGGAGCTTTATGCCCTCCCGCCTGACGCCATGAAGGAGACCCTCACCAGACCCAAGTCTCTCTTCTCCACGACTGATGGCTGTCTTTCCAAGCCCAAGAAGGACACACCATCAAAAGTTTTGTCTAAATCTCAGAGTGCCTCTGCTGCTGTCCCACTCTCCAGCCCCCGTTCAGAGCCCAATGCCCCCTTCCCCCCTCCTAGATCTACATCTTCCCCTTATCACGCTTCCAACATCCTACAGAGACATTTTGGCAACTGGACAAAGAGTTCAGCCTCCAGTTCCCCTGTACGACCCAGTGAAGGTGAATCAAGTCCAGGTGGAGAGGGGAGACGCATTTCAACAGATAGCGCCAAACCCAAACGCTGGATCTCCTTTAAGAGCTTCTTTCGTCGGCGGAAAGATGAGgatgagcagagagagaaggtggagagagagaaggaaaaaggcAAGCTGGTTGGGCTTGATGGAACAGTCATTCACATGCTTCCACCGCCACCAATCCAACAACATCACTGGTTCACCGAGGCAAAACCAGAGGATCCAACCCAGAAGCCAACAATCATCTTCACCTACAAACCAGAAAGTGGCAGCACTCCTGGTGATGGAGAAGGAGAACTACGAGTAGAGGAGTGCAGAGAAAATGCATTACTGACACCTGATGAGAACAAGGAACCCAGACCTTTGAGTCCAGGACAAACACCACCGTCACACACCACTGGATGTGATCTCATCAGCAAGGACTTCAG CCAGGTACCAGTCAGTGCCAGCGGTACCAGGGATCGGGAGCTGCCCGGTGCCGCCTCCCTGCCTGCCAAAGTGAATCTGGGGCTTGTGCTTGGGGAGGGCGAAGATGGCCATGCCAAACAGGTTGCCACACCAGCCCCGGCCAGCGAGGGCAGCGCCAGCCTTGGAGAGCCAGACGAGGACGGGAATCACTCCCATCACTCCCACTCTACCGCCTCCAGCCAATGCAGTGCCACTTACAGCAATCTGG GTCAATCCAGAGCCAACATGATCCCACTGAAACAGCCACGGAACATCAAAGCATCCAACGATACCTTGGCCTCCATCGACCTGGACAGCCTTGCTGAGCAGCCAGCTCCTAAAGCCACACCTCCACCACTACCAAAGAAGGCTGTGCCTCGCTCCAGCACTGAACCCAGCCTTGCAGGCAAAGAGCTAGCCCAGGGAGCCATGAGACCTCGAGCTGAGGCTAAACCAGGGGGCACCAACTTGAGTGTGGCCAATCCTCTCTACGACTTGGACTCCACCTGGGAGACAGCTAGTCAGAGCTCCTCTCTCAGCTCAGAGCCTCATCGAGCCCACGACCACGAGAGCGGTGACTCCCTGGAGAGGCCATCAGTCGCCACAGCCACCAACAAGGGCCGGCCAACAAACAGCATGTCCTCCCTCATTGCTTCACCTGCTGCAACCAGTGCCACCacgggcagagagaggagggtcTACCCGAGTACAGAGTCTTTGGCTGGAAGGGGTCGTACAGCAGGTCGGGGTGCTGCTGTTGGAGGAGGAGCCTCCAAATCCCATAGACCTGCTCTGTACAGGGGCTTAGACAGCTGGGATGAGGTGGTGGGAAGGATCCGGGGgctccacacagacacactgcgAAAGCTGGCAACAAAGTGCGAGGACCGTTTCATGGCTGGTCAAAAGGATCACTTGAGATTTGGCACTGACAGCTGGTCCCACTTCAGACTGACCACTGGGAAGCCCTGCTGTGAGGCTGGGGATGCTGTATACTACACTGCCTCCTACGCAAAGGACCCACTGGTCAACTATGCCATCAAG ATCTGTCGGAGCAAAGTGAAGGAGACCCAGCAGCAGTTTTTCCACAGCCTTGCAGTGAGACAGAGCCTGGCCGTCAACTTCAACATCCAGCAAGACTGTGGACACTTCCTGGCCGATGTCCCCACCCGCCTGCTGCCctgggaagaggaagaagatgaggaagaagaggaagaggatgaggaagaagatGTGAATGGgctgaaggagaaagagaaagagattaaGACTGAAACCAAGACAACAGACTCCAAAGCTTCGAATGGTAAATTAGATGAAACCCCAACAGCAGGTCACATGAACACTGCAGGCCGCTTGAAGAGTCGAGTGGTGGTCATCACACGTGAGGTGCCCTTCCAGACGGTGGCGGACTTTGTCCGGGAGGGCGTGGCACGACACACTCATAACCCGGAGCTGTACGAGCGTCAGGTgtgtctcctgctgctgcagctgtgctcCGGCCTGGAACACATGAAACCTTACCATGTGACCCACTGTGACCTGCGGCTGGAAAACCTGCTGCTGGTCCACTGCCATCCTGGCAACCCCTGGAATCTGGACATTCTTGAgcccaacaacaacagcagcagcagcagttctgGTGCAACCTCtgccagtgctgctgctgctgccgccaaCGCCACCTGCCCCGCCCGCCTCATCATCAGCAACTTCTCCCAAGCCAAACAGAAGAGCACTCTCATGGCTGCTGACCCTGGCACGCTGCGCGACCAGTCACGCCTGGCACCCGAAATTGTCACAGCGACTCAGTACCGCAAGTGTGACGAGTTCCAGACAGGCATTCTCATCTATGAGATGCTTCACCGGCCAAACCCATTCGAGGAGACACCGGAGCTGAAGGAGCGGGAGTACACCTGGGCGG